Within the Stenotrophomonas maltophilia genome, the region ATCCGGCTGATATGCGCAAGCTTGTACGGTGACACCTCATGGCCTTCGTTGCGCGCATGGCGCAGCCAGGCCGGTGGCGTGACGTCCTGCTCGGTCGCGTCGACCTTCACCCATTCGCAGGGGTTTCCCCAGCGACCGTTGATGCTGGCCGGCCGCCTGAGCAGCCCATGGATCACCGCATCCTTGAGGACGCCATAAAGCGAATCGCCCGACTGTGCGGTTTCAAAGGCGACCCGGAAGAAGTGGCGGTCGATGCCGCGCCGCCAGGCATGGTCGATCGCCGCAGCGTTGCCCTTGAAGCGCAGGAAGACCGCGTCGCCGCCGACGCCGGTGAACTGCACGGTATCTGCGTCAAAGGCGACATCACGGCGATGCAGAAGGTAGCCCGAGCAATGTGCCGGCCGCGCCGTCCGCGGGAAGGTCATGATTTCTTCCAGCGCGCAGTGGGGTTGCCGCCGGTACTCGACGAACCCGCAGCGCCGGCCCGACGACTCACTGGCACCGGCCACCGCCATGCGGGCGAACATCCGCTCATCGGCACCGATGCCGTCGTCATAGTGGTGGACACAGTCCACTTCCGGCATGGAAGGTGCGTGCAGCAGGCCGGCGAGGATGATGGAGGAATCCAGCCCACCCGACAGCTGCAGCTGGATACGCCGGTGCCGGCTGGCCAGGGCACCGATGCAGCCCAGCAGCGTGGAGCGCGCGAGCTGCACCGCCTCCTGCAGGTCTTCGATCGGTTCGTCGCGGGCCAGGCGCACGATGTCCCAGTGGCACTGCCGGCTGACCGGCTCGCCATCGCGGATCGAAACGGCCTCCCCGGCCTCGATGGCGGTGACCTCCCTGAAGCCGGTCTGCAACCCGTCACGGAACGGAAACAGCAGCGAGTAGGACAGGAAGGGCCAGTCGATGCTGAAATCGCGCAGGCCCAGTGCAAGGCAGTCTTCCATGCTGGAGAAGACCACCGTCAGCTGATCCGCCGTCGTCATGTAACAGGGAATTTCAGCGGTGGGATCACGCAGGACGAACCAGCTCAATGACTGCGGCTGGTAGCCGAACGCTACATAGCGGCCCCAGTAGTGCTGCACGAGGGTTTTTCCCTGCGTGCCGCAGGCCGCATCGGCGGCGGCCGCATCCAGTGGCACGCGCGCGGGCACGGTATCCCGGCCGAAATTCCTGTCGAACAGCGCGCCGAGCACGACCAGCGAGCCGCAGCGGCTGCAGTCCAGGTAGCCCGGGTTGTCACTCTGGACATAGATCGCGGCGCCGTGGTCGTTCATCACGCAGGTGACGCCGGCGTGCATGGCCTCGATGCGCTGCATCGCCTGCTGCGCCCGGGCGGTTGCGGAGTCGCAGGAGGTGTTCCAGAGCACGGCGATGTATCGATACATGCGTGAGGCGCCTCTACAGCACCAGGATGGGAACCATCCGGCGCAGGTTGAAGGGGATATCGGTCAGGACCTGATCGCCGTGCTGTAGCCAGCAGTGCGCCGCGAAGGGCTGGGTCCTGACCGCGAACACCCAGTCCGCGACGATTCCATGCCTGAACAGGAATTCGCGCATCGCCAGGCAGTAGAGAAAGCACTCGTCCGTCTTCCTGAAGGCCAACGGCCGCAGCCAGTCGAACACCCGGACGCGCAGGGCCAGCTCCTGCACGCCTACGTCCGTGCGCTGTGATCCCTGCGCACGCCTGCGCGCCGAGGACACTGTTTGGCTGAAAGGAAGGAACGTCCTGCTGCATCCGGCACGCATGCACGCAGCCATGAATCTGCGGACGTCACGTGCGGTGATGCGCGGACAACCGCGAGGTTCACCGTCGCGTATCCAGTGGCGCGGCAGCGCGATCGAAGCACTGGTCGCGGCTTTGCCTCGCTGCGGATCGTCGGTGATCAGCCCGCGTTGCAGCAGCGACTGCAACAGATCCGGCATCCGCCGGCCGTCTGCCGGCAACGGCCAACCCAGCACCAGCCCGCCCAGGCTGGCAGCACGATGGCGGTCGAGCGACAGGTATTTTCCCGTCGCCTGGTCCAGGATCACCATTGCATCGCCGGTGACACAGACATGGGCCTGCTTCGACAGGAAATAGCGCGCCGCAGGCTGTTCCATTACGTGATCTCTTCAGTCCAGGCGGAGAAGCGGTGCATGCGCAGGGCATGCACCGCAGGTCATGCATGCCGCAGTGGATCAGGGCGAGGTGGTCGGGAACACGCCATCCCACAAGGTGCCGTGGTTGTGTGCCTTGGTTTC harbors:
- a CDS encoding lasso peptide biosynthesis B2 protein, with product MEQPAARYFLSKQAHVCVTGDAMVILDQATGKYLSLDRHRAASLGGLVLGWPLPADGRRMPDLLQSLLQRGLITDDPQRGKAATSASIALPRHWIRDGEPRGCPRITARDVRRFMAACMRAGCSRTFLPFSQTVSSARRRAQGSQRTDVGVQELALRVRVFDWLRPLAFRKTDECFLYCLAMREFLFRHGIVADWVFAVRTQPFAAHCWLQHGDQVLTDIPFNLRRMVPILVL
- a CDS encoding asparagine synthase-related protein; the protein is MYRYIAVLWNTSCDSATARAQQAMQRIEAMHAGVTCVMNDHGAAIYVQSDNPGYLDCSRCGSLVVLGALFDRNFGRDTVPARVPLDAAAADAACGTQGKTLVQHYWGRYVAFGYQPQSLSWFVLRDPTAEIPCYMTTADQLTVVFSSMEDCLALGLRDFSIDWPFLSYSLLFPFRDGLQTGFREVTAIEAGEAVSIRDGEPVSRQCHWDIVRLARDEPIEDLQEAVQLARSTLLGCIGALASRHRRIQLQLSGGLDSSIILAGLLHAPSMPEVDCVHHYDDGIGADERMFARMAVAGASESSGRRCGFVEYRRQPHCALEEIMTFPRTARPAHCSGYLLHRRDVAFDADTVQFTGVGGDAVFLRFKGNAAAIDHAWRRGIDRHFFRVAFETAQSGDSLYGVLKDAVIHGLLRRPASINGRWGNPCEWVKVDATEQDVTPPAWLRHARNEGHEVSPYKLAHISRMVFPTSVLDPFEGAGRWHGVSPISAQPLVELFARMPLRLLMADAEDRTIARRALQGLLPDALLSRKVKSYLDDHSVAVTQGHQAFIRSLLVDGLLARRGYIDSASADAGIRRVGPDHSSQVLGIFGPQVNIEAWLRRWAERPAGQGAGVA